The Chryseobacterium sp. JV274 sequence CTGGATCCTTTTGTTCCTGTTGAAAAAGACGGGAAACTGTTTGGATTGGGAAGCAATGATGCCGGAGCTTCTCTGGTTTCTATGGCGCAGGTTTTTTTACACTTTTATGATAAAGAAGATTTAAAATATAATTTAGTTATTGCTTTGACGGCAGAGGAGGAGATTTCAGGATTTGATGGAATTGAAGCACTGTTTCCGCAGCTACCCAACGTAGAACTCGCCATTGTAGGAGAACCCACACAGATGAATCTGGCGATTGCAGAAAAAGGACTTCTTGTGATTGATGGAGAAATGAAAGGGACTCCTTCTCATGCCGCTCATCCTAATCATGATAACTCGATTATAAAATGTATGCAGGATCTCCAGAATATTTTAGCCTTTAAATTTCCAAAGGTTTCAGAATACCTGGGAGAGGTTAAAGTTACTTTATCAGGTATTCATGCGGGAGTCCAGCACAATGTCGTTCCAGAGTCGTGTAATTTCACACTGGATGTGAGAGTGACAGACGAATATTCCAATCAGGAAGCATTTGAAATTATCCAGTCTCAGATGAAATCTACTTTGACAGCAAGATCATTCAGACTGAATTCTTCAAAAATTGAAATGGATCATCCGTTTGTAAAAGCAGGAATTGAGATCGGCAGGAGAACGTACGGTTCGCCCACCTCTTCAGATCAGGCGATTATTCCATGTACATCCGTAAAAATGGGACCTGGAGACAGTAGGCGCTCTCACACTGCAGATGAATTTATCTATATCCATGAAATAGAAGAAGGAATAGAAATCTACATCAGAATTTTAGAAAAAGTGTTATAAATAATGGAAGAATGAAGCAGAAAGATGGAAGTTATAGAGTTTGTAATTCGCTTCCAGCCATCAGTTTCAGGTTTCCAGCTCAATATATGTTTTGACTCTGTCCGGCAGGCATTAGAAGTTTAGTTTTTAATAAGATTTATGCAAAAAGAAAATTAAAAATGAAAGCTTCACAAGGAAATGTTTTTTTATAGTTAATAGTAATAAGGATTGCCTTGCCGGGCATGTCAAAATCAATCAGTATTTTAAATAAATCATATGAAAAAAATATGGCAGAAGGATGACCTTGCCACCAATATATTAGTCAATAATTTTACCGTTGGGAAAGATCTTGACTTTGACGAGCGTTTGGCCAAATATGATGTCAAAGGTTCTATGGCACATTGCAAAATGTTAGCAGAAACCGGGATTATTTCCCAGGAAGAATCAGAGCAGATGTTATCTGTTTTAAATAGTATTTTACATAAAATTGAAGACGGTAGTTTTGAAATTGATAAAGATGCTGAGGATATCCATTCTCAGATAGAAGCTATTCTCATTGAAGAATTAGGAGATACGGGAAAGAAAATCCATACCGCAAGATCAAGAAATGATCAGGTTTTGTTGGATATCAAGCTGTATTTATTAGATGAAATCCGTGAGATAACAGCTCTTACCGACGAGTTTTTCCAGATTTTAATTCAACTGGCGGATCAGCATAAAAATGTGTTGCTTCCTGGATATACCCATTTGCAGATTGCAATGCCTTCCTCATTCGGATTGTGGTTTGGTGCTTATGCTGAAGCACTTTTGGATGATGTGGAAATGCTGTTTTCAGTGAAGAATATCATTAATAAAAATCCGTTGGGATCAGCTGCCGGCTATGGTTCATCTTTTCCGATCAACCGTGAAAGTACGACCTATAATTTAGGATTCCAGTCCATGAATTATAATTCTGTGTATGCTCAGATGACCCGTGGAAAGTCGGAAAAAATGCTGGCAATGTCAATGGCAACTTTAGCGGGAACGCTTGGGAAGTTTGCGTATGATGTATGTCTGTATTTGAACCAAAATTTTAATTTCATCAGCTTCCCAAAAGAATTTACCACAGGAAGCAGTATTATGCCTCATAAAAAGAATCCGGATATCTTTGAGCTGGTTCGTGCACGATGCAACAGAATTCAGTCACTTCCGAATGAACTTATTTTATTGACAAACAATCTGCCTTCAGGATATCACAGAGATGTACAGCTTACGAAAGAAATTCTTTTCCCTGCGATAGATTCTTTAAAGGAATGTCTGGAAATCCTAAGCTATACTTTACCGAATATTCAGGTAAAAGACGGAATTCTGGAAGATGAGAAATACAAATATCTTTTCAGCGTAGAAAAGATCAATGAAGAGGTGAAAAGCGGAAGCTCATTCCGTGATGCTTATGTGAAAGTAGGACAGGAGATTGAAAGCAATGCGTTTGAGTTTGAACCTGGAAACCTTGAACATACCCATCAGGGAAGTATCGGAAATCTTTGTCTGGGTAAAATAGAATATCAGTTCAATAAATTGAAAAATAAATTATTGGGTTAGAATCTAAGCCATTAAGGTCAATAAAAACTTAAGCAAAAATCAGTAGAATTTCTAAATTATTTTAGCCTGCTGCCTTTTCGTTGTGAAAGCCTTAATCTTTAAATCTTATCTGCTTAAGTGATCTTAATGGCTTAATTGTAATCCTGCTCTTTGAATTTGATGATTGATTGTAACTGAACTATTAAGGAAGATGAAGACTTTAAGGTAAGGTAAGAAAATCCGGAATTTTTTAGCCGCATAGTTTTAAAATTCGCATGCGAATTCTTTAATTATTCTTCACCTTTTAAAAGTTCTTAATGGTTTAAAAATAAAAGGGATTTATTCCAGGTCAATTTTAAACTTGGTAGATTTTTTTACCTCGTGAAGTACAATAGAACTATGGTATTGTCCGATGTTAGGAATGTTTGAAATGACATTAACGGCAAATTCATTATACGAATTAATGTCTTTGGCTATAATTTTCAGCATATAGTCATACTCTCCGGAAAGACTGATGATTTCCTGTACTTCATCATATTTTCCGATATGCTCCTCAAAGGTTTCCAATACTTTCTTGGATTGTTCCTTGAGACGGACATTACAGTAGACTACAATATTTAATCCCAGTTTTTCACGGTTTAAAAGTCCTACATATTTCTGAATGATCCCCTGCTTCTCCAATTGTTTGATTCGCTCATACGTAGGAGTAAAGGTAAGACCAATTTTTTCGGAAATTTCCTTAACCGATAATGTAGAGTCTTCCTGAATAATGCTGAGAATCATTTTGTCTTTTAAATCCATAAAATAAATTGAGTTGTAACAAAAATATTAATTTAAAATGAGAATAAGGAAATACTGAGGTTTTTAATTTATTTTAAACTTTGTTTTTGTAGGTTCATAAAATTGTTGTATCTTTGCACCTAATGAATAAAAAAGCATTTATATCATTAGATTTACCGGGCGAAAGCGCCCTTTACGATATTTATTGTTATTAGCGAAGATTGTTGTCTTCGCTTTTTTTATGCCCAAAAATAAGAATTATGTTTACGATTACAGAACTAAGCACCGAGAGAATCAACAGTATACTGACAGAAGCGATGGCTTTTGCGAACGGTAAAACTGCTAAAATTGAAGGAGAAGTTTTTTGCTCAAACCTTTTCTTCGAAGACAGTACAAGAACGAAAACAAGTTTTGATCTTGCAGAAAGAAAACTGGGACTTCAGGTAGTTCCGTTTGATGCATCACACAGTTCGGTAAACAAAGGAGAAAGCCTTTATGACACAGTAAAGACCATTGAAAGTATAGGAGTAAACCTTGTGGTGATCCGCGATAAGAAAGACAGATACTTCGAAGAACTGAAAAATATTAAGATTCCTGTGATCAACGGTGGAGACGGAACAGGAAACCATCCTTCACAGTGTATGCTGGATCTGATGACCATCTATCAGGAATTCGGAAAGTTTGAAGGATTAAAAGTAGGAATTGTAGGTGATGTAAAACACAGCCGTGTTGCCAATTCAAATGCGGAAGCTTTAAGAAGATTAGGCGCTAAAGTATACTTCTCAGGACCTGAACAGTGGTTTGACGAAGGAGCTTTAATCAACGGAACTTATATGTCAGTAGATGAACTGATCGGCGAAGTGGATGTTTTAATGCTATTAAGAATCCAGCATGAAAGACACGATGCTGCCATGAGTTTCACCGCTTCAGAATATCATAAAAGATATGGTCTGACGAAAGAAAGAGAGAAGGCGATGAAAAAAGAAGCAATCATCATGCACCCGGCGCCTATCAACAGGGGAGTGGAAATAGATTCAGACCTCGTAGAATGCGAAAGATCAAGAATCTTTAAACAAATGGAAAACGGTGTCTTCGCCAGGATGGCCATTTTGAAAGAAGCATTGGAAGAAAAAGGGTTTACCTTTAAATAAGAGCAAAGGTAAAAGAACCAAGTTAAAAGTAGAAGGTAAAAGATAGTGAGCTCCGTAGGAGCGGCCTGTTAATAGCAATGGGTGAAGCCCATAGAAAACAAAAGGATAATGATAATCCTAGCCCTGTAAGGGCGACCTGTTAATGACATATAAATAAAATAATAAGAGATAAAAGTTTAAAATGAAGAAAAAATTAATACTGGAGTCCGGTGAAGTGTTTCATGGAGAAGGTTTCGGAGCAGAATTGGAAACTGCAGGGGAAGTAGTTTTCAATACCGGAATGACAGGATATCAGGAATTGATTTCTGACCCGTCGTATTGCGGTCAGATAGTTTGTATGACCTATCCGCTTATCGGAAATTATGGTATTAACCGTGATGATTATGAAAGTATTGAGCCGGCAATTAAAGGACTTATCGTAAAAGAACTTTGCGATCTTCCTTCCAATTTCCGTACTCAGATTACTTTAGATGAATTATTTAAAAAGAAAAACCTTTCAGGAATTTCAGGAATTGATACAAGAAGACTGACAAGAATTCTTCGTAACTATGGAGTTGTAAAAGGAAAAATCGTAAATGCTGATGCTGATGAAGCTGCTGTAGCTTCTGAATTGAAATCAACAAATTTCCCAACCAATCAGGTAGAAGAGGTTTCAACAAAAACACCTTATGCTAACCCGAACAGAGGTTTCAAAGTAGTGTTGGTAGACTTCGGTGCAAAACTGGGGATTATCAGAGAGCTGTCTCAAAGAAACTGTGATATCATTGTAGTTTCTCAGGATACAACAGCAGAAGAAATCTTATTGATGGATCCTGACGGAATCATGCTTTCAAACGGTCCTGGTGACCCGGAAGATGTACCACATGCTTTAGATATGATCAGAGGATTATTAGGAAAAGTTCCCATCTTCGGAATCTGTTTAGGACACCAATTGATTGGCCTTGCTTGTGGAGCGAAAACTTTCAAACTGAAATTCGGACACAGAGGAGGAAACCACCCGGTATTGGATTTAGAGAAAAATACAGTAGCCATTACTTCTCAAAACCATGGATATGCGGTAGATCAGGAAAGCTTAAAAGGAACAGACCTTATCGAAACGCACATCGCTTTGAATGACAGAACAAATGAAGGATTAAAACATAAAATCCACCCTTGTTTCTCAGTTCAGTATCACCCTGAAGCAAGCCCGGGCCCTGAAGATGCAAACTACCTGTTTGATGAGTTCATTCAAATGATGGAGGACTTTAAAAAATAATACGGCTTTCTGTCATTCAGAACGAAGCAATAGCGGAGTGAAGAATCTCAACAAAGTATGTTTAGATTCCTGCGGAATGACAAAGTGTGTTAATTCAATCTAAATAAAGCATTATGCTAAAAGTCTAAGATCTATGTATCTAACTTCTAGTATCTAAAAAAAGAAAAATGGCAAAACGTACAGATATAAAAACAATTTTAGTAATCGGTTCAGGACCTATCATCATTGGTCAGGCAGCTGAATTTGATTACGCAGGAACGCAGGCTTGCCTGTCTTTGAAAGAAGAAGGCTATAAGGTGATTTTGATCAACTCGAATCCTGCAACAATCATGACAGATGTGGAAATCGCTGATAAAGTATATATCGAACCGATTTCATTACAGTTTGTAAGCCACATCATCAGAAAAGAACGTCCGGATGCATTATTACCAACGCTTGGAGGACAGACAGGTCTGAATATGGCGGTAGAACTGGAAAAATCAGGAATTCTTGAAGAATGCAAAGTGGAAGTATTGGGTACTACACTTTCTGCAATCAACAGAGCAGAAGACAGAGACCTTTTCCGTGAGTTGATGAGAGAATTGAATGAGCCGGTTCCGGAATCTGATATCGTTAATACGGTAGAAGGAGCACTTGCTTTCGCAGACGAAATCGGGTATCCTGTAATTGTTCGCCCTGCCTTTACAATGGGAGGAACAGGAGGAGGTATTGCTTCCAATGAGGTAGAATTGAAAGAAATTGCCGAATTAGGATTAAAGCATAGTCCGGTTACACAATGTTTGATTGAAAAATCAATCGCTGGTTTCAAAGAAATAGAATACGAAGTAATGCGTGATGCAAACGACAACGCCATTGTGGTTTGTAACATGGAAAATATTGACCCGGTAGGAGTTCACACAGGAGATTCTATCGTAGTAGCACCTTCTCAGACCCTTTCAGACAGAGAGTATCAGTTACTGAGAAATGCTTCATTAAAAATCATCAGAGCGTTAGGAATTGAAGGAGGATGTAACGTACAGTTAGCTTTAGATCCGGATTCATTCGAATATTATATCATCGAGGTAAACCCAAGAGTTTCCCGCTCATCAGCTTTAGCAAGTAAAGCAACAGGATACCCGATTGCAAAGATCGCAGCAAAAATTGCAGTAGGATTAACGCTGGATGAAATCATGAACCCGGTAACTGGAAAAACATACGCATGTTTTGAGCCCGCACTGGATTATGTGGTAACCAAATTCCCAAGATTCCCATTCGATAAATTTGAAACTGCAGACAGAAGACTTTCTACTCAGATGAAAGCAACTGGTGAAGTAATGGCGATCGGAAGAAACCTTGAAGAATCTTTACAGAAAGCGATCCGTTCATTAGAAACAGGAATCAAGCATTTAGGATTAAAAACAAAACAAGCGGAAGCACTTACTGCTGAGGAAATTGAAAGAAGAATCAGAGTATGTGATGATGAGAGATTATTCATCATCGGAGATGCTTTAAGAAGAGGATACGACTGGGAACAGATTGTAGAATGGAGTAAAATTGATAAATTCTTCATCTGGAAACTGAAAAAGCTGGTTGACTTCGAAAAAGTAATTGCTGCCAATAAATTTGATAAAGAAACATTAATTGAAGCTAAGAAATTAGGTTTTGCAGATATCAATATCGCGGTTCTTTGGGATGTAAAAGAACGTGAGGTTTTCAATTTCAGAAAAGAAAACGGAATAATGCCGGTTTTCAAAATGGTAGACACTTGTGCTGCTGAGTTTGAAAGTGAAACACCTTATTTCTACGGAACTTACGAAGAAGAGAACGAAAGTGTTGTTTCAGATAAAGAAAAGATCATCGTACTAGGTTCCGGACCTATCAGAATCGGACAGGGAGTTGAGTTTGATTACGCTACGGTTCACTCAGTATGGGCGATCAAAGAAATGGGTTACGAAGCGATTATCATCAACAACAACCCTGAAACAGTTTCTACAGACTTCTCCATCTCTGATAAACTATACTTCGAGCCACTTACAGAAGAAGATGTAATGAACATCATCGACCTTGAAAAACCTAAAGGAGTAGTTGTACAGTTCGGAGGACAAACCGCGATTAACCTTGCAGATAAATTAGCATCTCACGGAGTACAGATTTTAGGAACTTCACTGGAAGACCTTGACAGAGCTGAAAACAGAGATAAATTTGAAAAAGCACTTCAGGAGATGGGAATTCCTCAGCCAAAAGGAAGAACTTCTACCTCAAAAGAAGAAGCTATAGAAATTGCTAACGAGATCGGCTATCCGGTATTGGTACGTCCAAGCTACGTTCTTGGAGGTAGAGCAATGGAAATTGTATACG is a genomic window containing:
- a CDS encoding M20 family metallo-hydrolase yields the protein MQELKSVYNKEELLNNAVGLLKNLIEIPSFSKDEFSTSVEIENFFAKHQIPAKRFKNNIWAVNKHFDVFKPSVLLNTHHDTVKPNKAYTLDPFVPVEKDGKLFGLGSNDAGASLVSMAQVFLHFYDKEDLKYNLVIALTAEEEISGFDGIEALFPQLPNVELAIVGEPTQMNLAIAEKGLLVIDGEMKGTPSHAAHPNHDNSIIKCMQDLQNILAFKFPKVSEYLGEVKVTLSGIHAGVQHNVVPESCNFTLDVRVTDEYSNQEAFEIIQSQMKSTLTARSFRLNSSKIEMDHPFVKAGIEIGRRTYGSPTSSDQAIIPCTSVKMGPGDSRRSHTADEFIYIHEIEEGIEIYIRILEKVL
- the argH gene encoding argininosuccinate lyase: MKKIWQKDDLATNILVNNFTVGKDLDFDERLAKYDVKGSMAHCKMLAETGIISQEESEQMLSVLNSILHKIEDGSFEIDKDAEDIHSQIEAILIEELGDTGKKIHTARSRNDQVLLDIKLYLLDEIREITALTDEFFQILIQLADQHKNVLLPGYTHLQIAMPSSFGLWFGAYAEALLDDVEMLFSVKNIINKNPLGSAAGYGSSFPINRESTTYNLGFQSMNYNSVYAQMTRGKSEKMLAMSMATLAGTLGKFAYDVCLYLNQNFNFISFPKEFTTGSSIMPHKKNPDIFELVRARCNRIQSLPNELILLTNNLPSGYHRDVQLTKEILFPAIDSLKECLEILSYTLPNIQVKDGILEDEKYKYLFSVEKINEEVKSGSSFRDAYVKVGQEIESNAFEFEPGNLEHTHQGSIGNLCLGKIEYQFNKLKNKLLG
- a CDS encoding Lrp/AsnC family transcriptional regulator, which codes for MDLKDKMILSIIQEDSTLSVKEISEKIGLTFTPTYERIKQLEKQGIIQKYVGLLNREKLGLNIVVYCNVRLKEQSKKVLETFEEHIGKYDEVQEIISLSGEYDYMLKIIAKDINSYNEFAVNVISNIPNIGQYHSSIVLHEVKKSTKFKIDLE
- a CDS encoding aspartate carbamoyltransferase catalytic subunit — its product is MFTITELSTERINSILTEAMAFANGKTAKIEGEVFCSNLFFEDSTRTKTSFDLAERKLGLQVVPFDASHSSVNKGESLYDTVKTIESIGVNLVVIRDKKDRYFEELKNIKIPVINGGDGTGNHPSQCMLDLMTIYQEFGKFEGLKVGIVGDVKHSRVANSNAEALRRLGAKVYFSGPEQWFDEGALINGTYMSVDELIGEVDVLMLLRIQHERHDAAMSFTASEYHKRYGLTKEREKAMKKEAIIMHPAPINRGVEIDSDLVECERSRIFKQMENGVFARMAILKEALEEKGFTFK
- a CDS encoding carbamoyl phosphate synthase small subunit; translation: MKKKLILESGEVFHGEGFGAELETAGEVVFNTGMTGYQELISDPSYCGQIVCMTYPLIGNYGINRDDYESIEPAIKGLIVKELCDLPSNFRTQITLDELFKKKNLSGISGIDTRRLTRILRNYGVVKGKIVNADADEAAVASELKSTNFPTNQVEEVSTKTPYANPNRGFKVVLVDFGAKLGIIRELSQRNCDIIVVSQDTTAEEILLMDPDGIMLSNGPGDPEDVPHALDMIRGLLGKVPIFGICLGHQLIGLACGAKTFKLKFGHRGGNHPVLDLEKNTVAITSQNHGYAVDQESLKGTDLIETHIALNDRTNEGLKHKIHPCFSVQYHPEASPGPEDANYLFDEFIQMMEDFKK
- the carB gene encoding carbamoyl-phosphate synthase large subunit yields the protein MAKRTDIKTILVIGSGPIIIGQAAEFDYAGTQACLSLKEEGYKVILINSNPATIMTDVEIADKVYIEPISLQFVSHIIRKERPDALLPTLGGQTGLNMAVELEKSGILEECKVEVLGTTLSAINRAEDRDLFRELMRELNEPVPESDIVNTVEGALAFADEIGYPVIVRPAFTMGGTGGGIASNEVELKEIAELGLKHSPVTQCLIEKSIAGFKEIEYEVMRDANDNAIVVCNMENIDPVGVHTGDSIVVAPSQTLSDREYQLLRNASLKIIRALGIEGGCNVQLALDPDSFEYYIIEVNPRVSRSSALASKATGYPIAKIAAKIAVGLTLDEIMNPVTGKTYACFEPALDYVVTKFPRFPFDKFETADRRLSTQMKATGEVMAIGRNLEESLQKAIRSLETGIKHLGLKTKQAEALTAEEIERRIRVCDDERLFIIGDALRRGYDWEQIVEWSKIDKFFIWKLKKLVDFEKVIAANKFDKETLIEAKKLGFADINIAVLWDVKEREVFNFRKENGIMPVFKMVDTCAAEFESETPYFYGTYEEENESVVSDKEKIIVLGSGPIRIGQGVEFDYATVHSVWAIKEMGYEAIIINNNPETVSTDFSISDKLYFEPLTEEDVMNIIDLEKPKGVVVQFGGQTAINLADKLASHGVQILGTSLEDLDRAENRDKFEKALQEMGIPQPKGRTSTSKEEAIEIANEIGYPVLVRPSYVLGGRAMEIVYAEAELAHYMENAVEASPEHPVLVDKYMVGKEIEVDAICDGETVVIPGIMEHIERAGVHSGDSIAVYPPQNISQNEIDTLVDYTERLAKGLKVIGLMNIQYVLFEGNVYVIEVNPRSSRTVPFLSKITEVPMANLATKAILGQKLKDLGYKNGLVPNKEGVFVKVPVFSFSKLTKVDISLGPEMKSTGEVMGKDTTLEKALYKGLVAAGRKVPMHGSILFTVADKHKDEAAALAARFHEVGFRIWATEGTAKFFGEKGIPCKIGYKIGEESVNLIDLIQKGKVQYVVNTTTKGKQAERDGFQIRRMSVENGVPCLTSMDTVEAILKVIESMSFKMETM